atccagttcagggAATATAGGTCCTTAAGAGATTCATTATTGGCTTTTTTCTAGAACTAAAGGTTATTTGTAACACAATAAAAGATACAATTCtctaaaaatacaataattaatacCAGACAAAAATATAATTTACAACAATGGCATGACCACAGTTTCTTGGGGGCATCAATTATAAACATGATATCATACCATTTATCAATGAAACTTTTTTTAAGTTTATAATCTTTGCAAGGACTACATAGTGAGATTGGCCATAACTATTTCAATGGGGGAACTGGTTCCACAAGGCAGAGTTAGCCATGGAAAAAGCTCTGTTTCACACCACTTACTGCTCATAGAACTTTCAATTCATCTTTGTGATCAATTGTAAGTGGATCTTGCTATTTCCCACAGTAAAAAGTGGGTTGGAAGTTGATTGTCTTGCAGTGGGACATTTTCCCCTCCCAAGAAGGACACAGGCAACCACATTTCTTTGGGTCTAACTTGGCCACAGCATTATTTTGCATACAAAGTGTGGCACAACATGGAAAAAGGGtcctgccctcttgtggtcagccaactGCAAGGCAGCCCAATGCATCAGCAGGTCACTACCCCAGGGATTCTCCAGTGTCCCAtctggatccccaggcccccatATGGCCTGCTTCACCCTTGGGAGGCATCAGAAGGCTGGGAACCCATGGGGCATTAGCCTCTGGTGGCTTCCCCTGCCACCCAGAACTGCACATCAGTTGTCTAATCCCCCCACTTCTTCCAATGAGGAGAGTCACCCAGATGCACTTCCACATGACCTCCTATGAAGGCCTCCTTCAACTAGCcagttttgccctgattggccctgcccctgcagctcccaccctctgtccctggactctcgcgactttgctctcagatgcctcagtgcctggagccagcagcaggtaaggagagaggccctgggcaaaggatcgtggtggagcctgctaggctgggcctgatgacaagggcctcccgccctgctgattgcctgctaaggagctctgtctcaggcctgctaacgagctgcccaaccTCCACCtgtcccacttgatttggctgcgagctgccgcccaaggccaccttaagctgcctggcctggggccaggggaggagaccatttcaaggcccattcttaggaacgggctttgaagctagtaatatatAAATAGCAACACTGAGGTTACATAAGTGTAGTTACAATTATATAAATGATAGTATATTAAAAGTGAAAATCCAAGTTTCAAATATCAGTTACATACAAAACATCTAGAGCTTATTCTGTCCTTGAGATTGCACGATGAAGAGAAACTCCTTGTAAAGGTtgtaacacatttttttaaatgaaattaagaTGGAGCACATGCAACATCAAACTGTACCATTcttgcaataaaaataaaaatgcagtgtGGCTGTATATATCCTTGTTTGGATCCATCCAAACTTTTTCTGCAGCCTAACCCAGCCTCCTGTTTATATAGTTTCCAATTCATTTGACTTGTGGCCATAGAGGTAACAGCTTCTGCAGCATAGTCATTTGGGGTTGACAAATGATACCCAACATTATTTCGCAATGGCAGAAAATCAGGTTGGAGTTAAACTATCACACGTGCCTATGGAATATGTTGTATGTTTACAAAATGCACAAGAAATCTGCTTAACACACATCTTTATTACTATGCATATATAATAATACATCTGAAAACACAGAGATGTTAGATAAACATTTCATCCAGATGAAATTTGAATCAAACTTTAGAGTTTTTTACACAAAAATTTGCAAAATGTTTATATATGCCAATAGAGTTTTGAAATAACTCATGTAATTTCTCAGAGGAATTATACACCTCTGGTTGTTGAGGAAAGTTAGGTTGGAGATTCCCTTTCAAGTGACATATCTGATATGTTAGAGTGATACTAAAAAGGACTTGGAAGTGTCTCATGGTCTTTCTCACAGGAATTTTGAATTCTCCACATACTCTTTAGAAACTAACATTTGGAATCAGTTTGATGTTTACTACTGCTTCTCAGCTGGCTCGGTGATAGAATGTCTTCTTGCCATGCAGTAGATCCTGGGCTCAGTCCGCAAACAtccacagaagaagaaaatgttctaatagtaggtgatatgaaaggcctcTACCAAAATCCCTGGTGACCAGTCTAGAGAGTATTAATTTTGATGCATCaagggtctgatttggtataaagTATCATGTGTAAGTACTATATATCATGTGTAAGTTCAGTATAAGTATTAtgtgtactactactactactactactactactactactactactactactactactactactactactactactttcaccaccaccactactatgGATAATAGAGAAAATTCTATTACAGTCCTTCTAATGAAGAAATAGAAAGTGGAAAAGTACCATTCAATTTAGTGCATGAAGATTCTTCCATATTATAATGAAAAATGAGTAGCGTATCAATTTCTATATACCCACAAGAGAGAAACTTTTCCTGAAAAGTCTTTGTATGGATTCCTTTACCTCTTTGTTCCGAAAGCTATATATGAGTGGGTTGATCAGAGGAGTCAGAACAGTAtaaaacagagagaaaatttTGTTTGTATCTTTTAGAGATGGGGTATCTGGGATCATATACACGACAATTAGGGTACCATAATATAAGGTTACAACAATAAGATGGGAAGAGCAGGTGGAAAAGGCTTTTTGCTTTCCAGTGGTAGATGGGATTTTTAGGACAGTAGTAATAATATAAACATAGGAAATCAAGGTCAAGAGAAATGGAACCAGCGAAAATGTTAGGGAACATATGTAAGCCACAATCTTCAGCAGAATTATGTCACTACAGGAGAGATTAAGCAGAGGTTCGAAATCACAGAAGTAGCTATCAATCTCATTGGGTCCACAGAATGTTATTTGCATTATCAAGGTAATGATAATAGCAATGGCTAGAAAACCGCTTAGCCAAGACAGACTCGCCAGCTGACAACAAAATCCATCCTGCATAAGGACAGCATAGTTAAGAGGCTTGCATATGGCTATGTAGCGATCGTAAGACATTACAGACAACAAACAGCATTCAGTAGACACCAGCGAAGCAAAGAAGTAAAACTGTGCAATACAGCCATTAACAGAAAGTCTTTTCTCTCCAGTTATGAGACTGGCCAGCATCCTCAGTAAGATGGTTGAACTGTAGAAGATCTCCAAGCAAGACAGATTCCCTAGGAAGTAGTACATGGGCTTGTGAAGATGCCGATCTGCAACAACTAGTACTACTAAGAGGATATTCCCAGCCATGGTACTGATGTAGGTGGCAAGAAACACCAGGAAGAGAAGAAGCTGAAACTGAGGGGATGTTTCAAATCCTAGAAGAATGAATTCGGTGATGATTGTTTGGTTTTTCCACTCTGTAACAGCCATTCAAAATAACGTGGAGATAAGGGAGAATGTCACAGTGTCACAATCCATTCTGATTCATGAAAATGCCTTCGAATCACTTTCACATGATGTTGGCTGCAATGAcatagagggggtgggggaatcttcATTAAAAGAATTGTGCAAAaggttttttaaatatatcaatTTTAACTCACCACTAGACAGTGCCATATTTTAAACTGTGAAAGACAAACACACCCCAAAGAATCCCAAGTGAAGCACAGCAAATCTAAAGTGATTTGAATTTTCTCCCCTCCaattgattattttttaaaaataaaatcagtttgGTCATGAATATTCAATAGACATGAAATACgttttataaacattttaataaatatttctaagGACTACATTTTAATGTAAATGTAATAGCCATTACTTTAGTCTTCCTCCTTAATAAAGACTTGAGAGCTG
The Paroedura picta isolate Pp20150507F chromosome 16, Ppicta_v3.0, whole genome shotgun sequence genome window above contains:
- the LOC143825462 gene encoding olfactory receptor 10A4-like produces the protein MAVTEWKNQTIITEFILLGFETSPQFQLLLFLVFLATYISTMAGNILLVVLVVADRHLHKPMYYFLGNLSCLEIFYSSTILLRMLASLITGEKRLSVNGCIAQFYFFASLVSTECCLLSVMSYDRYIAICKPLNYAVLMQDGFCCQLASLSWLSGFLAIAIIITLIMQITFCGPNEIDSYFCDFEPLLNLSCSDIILLKIVAYICSLTFSLVPFLLTLISYVYIITTVLKIPSTTGKQKAFSTCSSHLIVVTLYYGTLIVVYMIPDTPSLKDTNKIFSLFYTVLTPLINPLIYSFRNKEVKESIQRLFRKSFSLVGI